The proteins below are encoded in one region of Phenylobacterium zucineum HLK1:
- the clpB gene encoding ATP-dependent chaperone ClpB: MNLEKFTDRAKGMLQAAQSVAVRHNHQRIAPEHILKALLEDPEGMAAGLIRSAGGTPELAGREIDTALGKLPAVTGAGASQPPGLDNDAIRLLDQAEQVAQKAGDSFVTVERLLLAMAIATSSTAGRVLSAAGVKPEALSKAIDALRGGRVADTATAEDRYEALKKYARDLTEAARAGKLDPVIGRDEEIRRTVQILARRTKNNPVLIGDPGVGKTAIVEGLAIRIANGDVPDTLRDRKLMALDMGALIAGAKYRGEFEERLKGVLDEVKGAEGGIILFIDEMHTLIGAGKSEGAMDAGNLLKPALARGELHCIGATTLDEYRKHVEKDAALQRRFQPVYVDEPTVEDTISILRGLKEKYELHHGVRITDAAIVAAATLSHRYISDRFLPDKAIDLMDEAASRLRMEVESKPEEIEALDRRIIQLKIEREALKKETDAASKDRLAKLEKELADLEQESASLTQRWQAEKEKIQAEAKLKEQLDQARLELEQAQRRSDLTRAGELSYGVIPQLERQLAEAQAASQGAMLREEVTAQDIAGVVSRWTGIPVDKMLEGEREKLIHMEEALGKRVIGQSHAISAVSKAVRRARAGLKDPHRPLGSFLFLGPTGVGKTELTKALAGFLFDDDTAMVRIDMSEFMEKHAVARLIGAPPGYVGYEEGGVLTEAVRRRPYQVVLFDEVEKAHNDVFNVLLQVLDDGRLTDGQGHTVDFSNTLIILTSNLGSHFLSNLAEGQDVESVEPQVMEVVRSHFRPEFLNRLDEIILFHRLGAEHMGPIVDIQVERLQHLLADRKITLELTDGARGFLGRVGYDPVYGARPLKRAVQRYLQDPLADMILQGEVRDGATVRVTEGDGALQLVALQPEPAQQAA; this comes from the coding sequence ATGAACCTCGAGAAATTCACCGACCGCGCCAAGGGCATGCTGCAGGCGGCCCAGAGCGTGGCTGTCCGCCACAACCATCAGCGCATCGCGCCGGAGCATATCCTCAAGGCCCTGCTCGAGGACCCGGAGGGCATGGCCGCTGGCCTGATCCGCTCGGCAGGCGGAACTCCCGAACTGGCGGGACGCGAGATCGACACGGCTTTGGGGAAGCTTCCGGCCGTGACGGGCGCCGGCGCCTCGCAACCCCCAGGACTCGACAACGACGCCATCCGGCTCCTCGACCAGGCAGAGCAGGTGGCGCAGAAGGCGGGCGACAGCTTCGTCACGGTCGAGCGACTGCTGCTGGCGATGGCGATCGCGACGAGTTCGACGGCTGGGCGGGTCCTTTCGGCGGCCGGCGTGAAGCCCGAGGCGCTGTCGAAGGCCATCGACGCCCTGCGTGGCGGCCGCGTGGCCGACACGGCGACCGCGGAGGATCGCTATGAAGCGCTGAAGAAGTACGCCCGCGACCTCACCGAGGCGGCGCGCGCTGGTAAGCTGGACCCGGTGATCGGACGCGACGAGGAGATCCGCCGCACGGTGCAGATCCTGGCGCGCCGGACCAAGAACAACCCGGTGCTGATCGGCGATCCGGGCGTGGGCAAGACCGCGATCGTAGAAGGCCTGGCGATCCGCATCGCCAACGGCGATGTCCCGGACACCCTTCGCGACCGCAAGCTGATGGCGCTGGACATGGGCGCCCTGATCGCCGGCGCGAAGTATCGCGGCGAGTTCGAGGAGCGGCTGAAGGGGGTGCTGGACGAGGTGAAGGGCGCCGAAGGCGGCATCATCCTCTTCATCGACGAGATGCACACCCTGATCGGCGCCGGGAAATCCGAGGGCGCCATGGACGCCGGCAACCTCCTGAAGCCGGCCCTCGCGAGGGGTGAGCTGCACTGCATCGGCGCCACCACCCTCGACGAGTACCGCAAGCACGTCGAGAAGGATGCGGCCCTGCAGCGCCGCTTCCAGCCGGTCTATGTGGACGAGCCCACGGTCGAGGACACCATCTCGATCCTGCGGGGGCTGAAGGAGAAGTACGAGCTGCACCACGGGGTTCGCATCACCGATGCGGCGATCGTGGCGGCGGCGACCCTCAGCCACCGCTACATCTCCGACCGCTTCCTGCCGGACAAGGCCATCGACCTGATGGACGAAGCGGCCTCGCGCCTGCGGATGGAGGTGGAGTCCAAGCCCGAAGAGATCGAGGCGCTCGACCGCCGGATCATCCAGCTGAAGATCGAGCGCGAGGCGCTGAAGAAGGAGACGGACGCGGCGTCGAAGGACCGGCTGGCCAAGCTCGAAAAGGAGCTGGCGGACCTCGAGCAGGAGTCCGCGTCGCTCACCCAGCGCTGGCAGGCGGAGAAGGAGAAGATCCAGGCCGAGGCCAAGCTCAAGGAGCAGCTGGACCAGGCGCGCCTCGAACTGGAGCAGGCGCAGCGGCGCAGCGACCTCACCCGCGCCGGCGAGCTCAGCTACGGCGTCATCCCGCAGTTGGAGCGGCAACTCGCCGAGGCCCAGGCCGCCAGCCAGGGCGCCATGTTGCGTGAAGAGGTGACCGCCCAGGACATCGCCGGCGTGGTGTCGCGCTGGACCGGCATCCCTGTGGACAAGATGTTGGAGGGCGAGCGCGAGAAGCTCATCCACATGGAGGAGGCGCTCGGCAAGCGGGTCATCGGTCAGTCGCATGCGATCTCGGCGGTCAGCAAGGCGGTGCGCCGCGCCCGCGCCGGCCTGAAGGATCCGCACCGCCCGCTCGGCTCGTTCCTGTTCCTGGGACCGACGGGCGTCGGCAAGACCGAGCTCACCAAGGCGCTGGCGGGCTTCCTGTTCGACGACGACACCGCGATGGTCCGCATCGACATGTCGGAGTTCATGGAGAAGCACGCCGTCGCCCGGCTGATCGGAGCGCCGCCCGGCTATGTCGGGTACGAGGAAGGCGGCGTGCTGACCGAGGCGGTTCGTCGGCGTCCCTACCAGGTCGTGCTCTTCGACGAGGTGGAGAAGGCGCACAACGACGTCTTCAACGTCCTCCTGCAGGTTCTCGATGACGGCCGGCTCACCGACGGTCAGGGCCACACGGTGGATTTCTCCAACACCCTGATCATTCTCACCTCGAACCTCGGCAGCCATTTCCTGTCCAACCTGGCGGAAGGACAGGACGTCGAGAGCGTCGAGCCGCAGGTGATGGAGGTGGTGCGGAGCCATTTCCGCCCGGAGTTCCTCAACCGCCTGGACGAGATCATCCTGTTCCATCGTCTCGGGGCCGAGCACATGGGTCCGATCGTGGACATCCAGGTCGAGCGCCTGCAGCACCTCCTGGCCGATCGCAAGATCACGCTCGAGCTCACCGACGGAGCGCGCGGCTTCCTGGGTCGGGTCGGCTACGATCCGGTCTATGGCGCCCGGCCGCTCAAGCGCGCCGTGCAGCGCTATCTGCAAGATCCGCTCGCCGACATGATCCTGCAGGGCGAGGTGCGGGATGGTGCGACCGTACGCGTCACCGAGGGCGATGGCGCTCTGCAGCTCGTCGCATTGCAGCCTGAGCCGGCGCAGCAAGCGGCTTAG